A stretch of Leisingera sp. S132 DNA encodes these proteins:
- the tnpC gene encoding IS66 family transposase yields the protein MIDIQSACADLARHSDTFVSKTAIRISKADHQREAEHDNEIVLKDANISTLMAETKVIKSDNRRLRAHLNKLADMQFGSSSEKTPKMKRNGGQDTSETSAEPKKPDQDGVSADPETEKNFKKRGTRGKQPVVIPDHLPREDRIVEPAQGNTCSCGCSMRPMGEQVIERLTYKPAEVRVIREHFPKYICRHCDKFIQAKVPPRAFDYTRFDDRLIAGLAVSKFADFVPNYRQEQIFKRSGIKFHRSTMVRLMDQLGDALVPLHEALATNLKSSTKLNMDETVLSQLLPGNGKTKTCYVWALCRDDRRWLGNAPPGVVFNFEESRRGAHAEKILNGFSGTLQVDGYAGYNRLMWDDRDGGPLTLAYCWAHVRRKFLDVFKATKSERADEVIALINRIYDIERAIKGATAPVRLALRQKEAKPIVAKLFDLLRQVAGEISMKSPLGAAITYTMKLQHGLTVFLDDGRVEFDNNAVENTIRPIALLRKNALFAGSEIGGRNWALMASIIGTCKLNGVEPYAYLTWLFERMAAAHPRSEYDKLLPWHCPKGRFGIE from the coding sequence ATGATAGATATTCAATCTGCCTGTGCGGATCTCGCAAGGCATTCGGATACATTCGTGTCAAAAACAGCGATCCGCATATCGAAAGCTGATCATCAGCGCGAGGCTGAACATGACAACGAGATCGTGCTGAAGGATGCGAATATCTCGACGCTCATGGCCGAAACAAAAGTCATCAAATCTGACAACCGTCGCCTCAGAGCGCATTTGAACAAGTTAGCTGACATGCAGTTCGGCTCCTCCAGTGAAAAAACACCAAAGATGAAGCGCAATGGCGGCCAGGATACGTCTGAGACGTCAGCTGAACCAAAAAAGCCTGATCAAGATGGTGTTTCAGCTGATCCCGAGACGGAAAAAAACTTCAAGAAGCGTGGTACGAGGGGCAAACAGCCAGTTGTTATCCCGGATCATCTACCGCGAGAAGATCGCATTGTTGAACCGGCGCAGGGCAACACATGCTCCTGTGGCTGCAGCATGCGGCCGATGGGTGAACAGGTGATAGAACGTTTGACCTACAAACCAGCTGAAGTGCGTGTCATTCGGGAACACTTTCCCAAATACATCTGTCGGCATTGCGACAAGTTTATTCAAGCAAAGGTCCCCCCACGCGCTTTCGACTACACTCGTTTCGACGATCGATTGATCGCTGGTCTTGCGGTCTCCAAGTTTGCGGATTTCGTCCCGAACTATCGCCAGGAGCAGATCTTCAAACGCTCCGGCATCAAGTTTCACCGATCCACAATGGTGCGGCTGATGGATCAGCTGGGAGATGCGTTGGTGCCGCTTCACGAGGCGTTGGCCACGAACCTGAAATCCAGCACAAAACTGAATATGGACGAGACAGTCCTGTCGCAGTTGCTGCCTGGAAACGGCAAGACAAAGACATGCTATGTTTGGGCGTTGTGCCGCGACGATCGACGCTGGTTGGGGAACGCACCGCCGGGAGTGGTCTTCAATTTCGAGGAATCCAGGCGCGGCGCACATGCCGAAAAAATCCTGAACGGATTTTCCGGCACGCTGCAAGTCGATGGTTATGCTGGCTATAATCGCCTGATGTGGGATGATCGAGACGGCGGCCCTCTGACACTTGCCTACTGCTGGGCGCACGTACGCCGTAAATTCCTTGATGTGTTCAAGGCGACCAAGTCGGAAAGGGCGGACGAGGTCATAGCGTTGATCAACCGGATTTATGATATTGAACGCGCAATTAAGGGCGCGACCGCGCCGGTTCGGCTGGCGCTGCGTCAAAAGGAAGCGAAACCAATCGTCGCCAAGCTTTTCGACCTTCTTCGTCAGGTGGCCGGTGAGATATCAATGAAATCACCGCTTGGGGCGGCGATCACCTATACAATGAAGCTTCAACATGGGCTGACTGTCTTCCTGGATGACGGGAGGGTGGAATTCGACAACAACGCAGTTGAGAACACCATTCGCCCGATTGCGTTGCTCAGAAAGAATGCGCTATTTGCCGGATCCGAAATTGGTGGCCGCAATTGGGCATTGATGGCCAGCATCATCGGCACCTGCAAGCTGAATGGTGTTGAGCCCTATGCTTACTTGACCTGGTTGTTCGAACGAATGGCCGCAGCTCATCCGAGATCTGAGTACGACAAGCTTCTGCCTTGGCATTGTCCCAAGGGGCGCTTCGGCATCGAGTAA
- a CDS encoding carboxymuconolactone decarboxylase family protein, with amino-acid sequence MSAFDEDLFLKGLEQRKGTLGAEYVEKNLAAADDFTRPFQEAMTAWCWGFGWGDDVIDAKTRSMMNLSMIGALGKMHEWELHCRGAINNGVTKEEIRAIIHVIGIYCGVPQALECFRAARKVLEEHG; translated from the coding sequence ATGAGCGCATTCGACGAAGACCTGTTCCTGAAGGGGCTGGAACAGCGCAAGGGCACTTTGGGTGCCGAGTATGTAGAGAAAAACTTGGCCGCGGCCGATGACTTCACCCGCCCCTTTCAGGAGGCGATGACCGCCTGGTGCTGGGGCTTCGGCTGGGGCGATGACGTGATCGACGCCAAGACCCGTTCGATGATGAACCTCTCGATGATCGGGGCGCTGGGCAAGATGCATGAATGGGAGCTGCACTGCCGCGGCGCCATCAACAACGGCGTCACCAAGGAGGAGATCCGCGCCATCATCCATGTGATTGGAATTTACTGCGGCGTGCCCCAGGCGCTGGAGTGCTTCCGCGCGGCCCGCAAGGTTCTGGAAGAACATGGCTGA
- a CDS encoding helix-turn-helix domain-containing protein — protein sequence MQDSKARHLRTKFLLQCADSNFNEVARELGLSHSTVLSVSNSRSVSAKVQELIAEKIGVHPAEIWPERYPEYERKPK from the coding sequence GTGCAGGATTCGAAAGCCAGACACTTGAGGACGAAGTTCTTGCTTCAGTGTGCTGACAGTAACTTCAATGAAGTGGCCCGCGAATTAGGCTTGAGTCACAGCACGGTTCTTTCCGTTAGCAACTCAAGATCTGTCTCTGCCAAAGTGCAAGAGCTGATCGCTGAGAAAATCGGCGTTCATCCAGCTGAGATCTGGCCGGAGCGCTATCCAGAGTATGAAAGAAAACCGAAATGA
- a CDS encoding helix-turn-helix domain-containing protein — translation MTNSPDFSAEFAMPRLRIFEDHVYLFRGGIGTPSTAEEFLEPIKRTGSLKALKEVFPVRRAALLEALARFGFDFDDLLMNDFEQDNSDAQIAERHGVDAKWIRAQRKRLQFPAYMGRPSKHPTHAELAEAFQSARGNYSEAARQLGMNRATFTKRYHEMLDMTRH, via the coding sequence TTGACAAATTCACCGGACTTTTCAGCAGAATTCGCAATGCCACGACTAAGGATATTCGAAGACCATGTATATCTGTTTCGAGGCGGCATCGGCACCCCGTCAACCGCTGAGGAGTTCCTGGAGCCGATAAAACGGACGGGCTCGTTGAAAGCGCTCAAAGAGGTTTTTCCAGTACGCCGGGCGGCTTTGCTGGAAGCGCTCGCTCGGTTTGGATTTGATTTTGACGACTTGCTGATGAATGACTTTGAACAAGACAATTCGGACGCCCAGATCGCTGAAAGACATGGGGTCGATGCCAAGTGGATACGGGCGCAACGAAAAAGGTTGCAGTTTCCAGCTTATATGGGCCGCCCATCCAAACATCCAACGCATGCGGAACTGGCCGAGGCCTTTCAATCGGCACGAGGAAACTACTCAGAGGCAGCCAGGCAGTTGGGGATGAACCGCGCAACCTTTACAAAGCGCTACCATGAGATGCTCGATATGACGCGGCATTAA
- a CDS encoding alpha/beta hydrolase, translating to MISRRNALTGALAGAAILLGRESFAAKPERILFVHGRAQGGRTPDEVRAEWMAAFRTGLSKAGVINPDGIDIQLPFYGDALDEITAQFGLPLASKINTRGDALQDEFLIFQEEVANEMRQGAGITDDQIDAEYGDNPREKGPLNWEWVQAIVRAIDRNATGLSQRAIEVFLRDVFLYVSRPGVQRAIDGIVNTGLDDRPTVVVGHSLGSVVAFNILSQRSDTRVPLFVTLGSPLGIRAIRQRFTPLKFPRGVSGWFNAFDPRDIVALYPLDAANFDVLPAVENAADIDNQTDNRHGISGYLDKERIASRVVNGV from the coding sequence ATGATTTCACGACGCAATGCCCTGACCGGCGCCCTTGCGGGGGCCGCCATCTTGCTTGGCCGCGAGTCCTTCGCGGCCAAGCCAGAGCGGATCCTCTTCGTTCACGGCCGTGCACAGGGCGGCCGCACTCCCGACGAGGTGCGCGCCGAATGGATGGCCGCGTTCCGGACCGGCTTGTCCAAGGCAGGCGTGATAAACCCAGACGGTATCGACATTCAGCTTCCATTCTATGGCGACGCGCTCGACGAGATCACCGCGCAATTCGGTCTGCCTCTGGCCTCGAAAATCAACACGCGCGGCGATGCGCTTCAGGACGAATTCCTTATCTTTCAAGAGGAAGTCGCGAACGAGATGCGGCAGGGGGCTGGGATCACTGACGACCAGATCGATGCCGAATACGGCGACAACCCGCGCGAGAAAGGGCCGCTCAACTGGGAATGGGTGCAGGCCATAGTGCGCGCCATCGACCGCAACGCCACAGGGCTCAGCCAGCGCGCAATCGAAGTCTTCCTGCGCGACGTATTCCTCTATGTCTCGCGGCCCGGCGTGCAGCGCGCGATCGACGGCATCGTGAACACGGGGCTAGACGACCGCCCGACCGTGGTTGTTGGGCATTCCCTTGGCTCGGTGGTGGCGTTCAACATCCTTAGCCAGAGGTCTGATACGCGCGTTCCCCTGTTCGTGACGCTGGGTAGCCCGCTGGGGATTCGCGCGATCCGTCAGCGTTTCACGCCGTTGAAGTTTCCGCGAGGGGTGAGCGGCTGGTTCAACGCGTTCGACCCGCGCGATATCGTGGCGCTTTACCCCCTCGATGCGGCGAACTTCGACGTGTTGCCGGCGGTGGAAAATGCCGCCGACATCGACAACCAGACAGATAATCGCCACGGAATTTCGGGCTACCTGGACAAGGAGCGCATCGCCTCCCGCGTAGTCAACGGTGTGTAA